In Pseudomonas sp. R76, one genomic interval encodes:
- the bglX gene encoding beta-glucosidase BglX translates to MKKLCLLGLVATLASHPVWAETKPAALKDKDAFVSDLLKQMTLDEKIGQLRLISIGPEMPRELIRKEIAAGRIGGTFNSITRPENRPMQDAAMRSRLKIPMFFAYDVIHGHRTIFPISLALASSWDMDAIGRSGRIAAQEAAADSLDITFAPMVDISRDPRWGRTSEGFGEDTYLVSRIAEVMVKAFQGTSPANADSLMASVKHFALYGAVEGGRDYNVVDMSPVKMYQDYLPPYHAAIKAGSGGVMVALNSINGVPATANTWLMNDLLRRDWGFKGLAVSDHGAIVELIKHGVAKDGREAAKLAIKAGIDMSMNDSLYGKELPGLLKSGEIEQSDIDNAVREVLGAKYDMGLFKDPYLRIGKAEDDPADTDAESRLHRSDARDIARRSLVLLKNQNNTLPLKKSATIALVGPLAKAPIDMMGSWAAAGKPAQSVTLLDGLNAVIGEKGKVIYARGANITNDKAVVDYLNFLNFDAPEVVDDTRAPQVLIDEAVKAAKNADVVVAAVGESRGMSHESSSRTDLNIPQSQRDLIKALKATGKPLVLVLMNGRPLSIVDENKEADAILETWFAGTEGGNAIADVLFGDYNPSGKLPITFPRSVGQIPTYYNHLTIGRPFTPGKPGNYTSQYFDDTTGPLFPFGYGLSYTTFSLSDMALSSTTLNKTGKLDASVTLKNTGKVDGETVVQLYIQDVAGSMIRPIKELKNFQKVMLKAGEERTLHFTITEEDLKFYNTQLKFAAEPGEFNVQIGLDSQDVQQQTFELL, encoded by the coding sequence ATGAAGAAGCTGTGTTTGCTCGGCCTTGTTGCCACTCTGGCCAGTCACCCCGTGTGGGCAGAAACAAAGCCTGCTGCGCTTAAAGACAAGGACGCCTTTGTCAGCGACCTGCTCAAGCAGATGACCCTGGATGAGAAGATCGGCCAGTTGCGCCTGATCAGCATCGGCCCCGAAATGCCCCGCGAGCTGATCCGCAAGGAAATCGCCGCCGGCCGCATCGGCGGCACGTTCAACTCGATCACCCGCCCGGAAAACCGTCCGATGCAGGACGCGGCCATGCGCAGCCGGTTGAAGATCCCGATGTTCTTCGCCTATGACGTGATCCACGGCCACCGCACAATTTTCCCGATCAGCCTGGCCCTGGCCTCCAGCTGGGACATGGACGCCATCGGCCGCTCCGGGCGCATCGCCGCCCAGGAAGCCGCCGCCGACAGCCTCGACATCACCTTTGCGCCGATGGTCGATATCTCCCGCGACCCGCGTTGGGGCCGTACCTCCGAAGGCTTCGGCGAAGACACCTATTTGGTCTCGCGCATCGCCGAAGTGATGGTCAAGGCCTTCCAGGGCACCAGCCCGGCCAATGCCGACAGCCTCATGGCCAGCGTCAAGCACTTCGCCCTGTACGGCGCGGTGGAAGGCGGTCGCGACTACAACGTGGTCGACATGAGCCCGGTCAAGATGTACCAGGACTACCTGCCGCCCTACCACGCGGCGATCAAGGCCGGTTCCGGTGGCGTGATGGTGGCGTTGAACTCGATCAACGGCGTACCCGCCACCGCCAACACCTGGCTGATGAACGACCTGCTGCGCAGAGACTGGGGCTTCAAAGGCCTGGCCGTCAGCGACCATGGCGCAATTGTCGAGCTGATCAAACACGGCGTGGCCAAGGACGGGCGTGAAGCCGCCAAGCTGGCGATCAAGGCCGGCATCGACATGAGCATGAACGACTCGCTGTACGGCAAGGAACTGCCCGGCCTGCTCAAGTCCGGCGAAATCGAACAAAGCGACATCGACAACGCCGTGCGCGAAGTGCTCGGCGCCAAGTACGACATGGGCCTGTTCAAGGACCCGTACCTGCGCATCGGCAAAGCCGAGGATGACCCGGCCGACACCGACGCCGAAAGCCGCCTGCACCGTAGCGACGCCCGCGATATCGCGCGCCGCAGCCTGGTGTTGCTGAAAAACCAGAACAACACCCTGCCGCTGAAAAAATCCGCGACCATCGCCCTGGTCGGCCCGCTGGCCAAGGCGCCGATCGACATGATGGGCAGCTGGGCCGCCGCCGGCAAACCGGCGCAATCGGTCACCCTGCTCGACGGCCTCAACGCGGTGATCGGCGAAAAAGGCAAAGTGATCTACGCGCGTGGCGCCAACATCACCAACGACAAGGCCGTGGTCGACTACCTCAACTTCCTCAACTTCGATGCCCCGGAAGTGGTGGATGACACCCGCGCGCCGCAGGTGCTGATTGATGAAGCGGTGAAAGCCGCGAAGAATGCCGATGTGGTGGTGGCTGCCGTGGGTGAGTCCCGTGGCATGTCCCATGAATCCTCGAGCCGCACCGACCTGAACATCCCGCAAAGCCAGCGCGACCTGATCAAGGCGTTGAAGGCCACCGGCAAACCGCTGGTGCTGGTGTTGATGAACGGCCGCCCGTTGTCGATTGTGGATGAGAACAAAGAAGCCGACGCGATCCTCGAAACCTGGTTCGCCGGCACCGAGGGCGGCAACGCCATCGCCGACGTGCTGTTCGGTGACTACAACCCATCGGGCAAGCTGCCGATCACCTTCCCGCGTTCGGTCGGGCAGATTCCCACCTACTACAACCACCTGACCATCGGCCGGCCATTCACCCCAGGCAAGCCAGGCAACTACACTTCCCAATACTTCGATGACACCACCGGGCCGTTGTTTCCGTTCGGTTATGGCCTGAGCTACACCACGTTCAGCCTGTCGGACATGGCACTGTCGTCCACCACCCTGAACAAGACCGGCAAGCTCGACGCCAGCGTCACGCTGAAAAACACCGGCAAGGTCGATGGCGAAACCGTGGTGCAGCTGTATATCCAGGACGTGGCCGGCTCGATGATCCGCCCGATCAAGGAGCTGAAAAACTTCCAGAAGGTCATGCTCAAGGCCGGTGAAGAGCGCACGTTGCACTTCACCATCACCGAGGAAGACTTGAAGTTCTACAACACCCAGCTCAAGTTCGCCGCAGAACCGGGCGAATTCAATGTGCAGATCGGGCTCGACTCCCAGGATGTGCAGCAGCAGACGTTCGAGTTGCTGTAA